A genomic region of Mycobacterium senriense contains the following coding sequences:
- a CDS encoding acetyl-CoA C-acetyltransferase, with the protein MRRAAIVSPLRTAVGGFGGTLRPLRAEDLAARVIDAVVEHSAVDPAAIEDVIFAQSYANSEAPCIGRWAALHARLPISVPGLQIDRRCGGGLQAVVTAAMTVQTGAADVVLAGGVESMSNIEHYTTTARWGSRSGNQTLYDRLDRGRELSQPPARFGPISGMIETAENLATDYGIDREAADSYAARSHQRAAAAQRAGLFDEEIVAVQVPQRKGEALVFDHDEGVRPDTTSDTLSRLRTMMPGGTVTAGNSSQQNDAAAACLVVAEDRLDDLGLEPLAYFEGWAAVGCEPSRMGIGPVGAVEKLFGRTGLNFDDLELIELNEAFAVQVLAVLAGWGVKLDDVEDRLNVNGSGISLGHPIGATGVRILTTMLHELRRRGGGLALETMCIGGGQGIAAIFRGTSS; encoded by the coding sequence GTGAGGCGCGCGGCGATAGTCAGCCCGCTGCGCACGGCCGTCGGCGGCTTCGGCGGCACGCTACGGCCGTTGCGCGCCGAGGACCTCGCTGCGCGAGTGATCGACGCGGTCGTCGAGCACAGCGCCGTCGATCCGGCCGCCATCGAGGACGTCATATTCGCGCAGTCCTACGCGAATTCCGAGGCGCCGTGCATCGGACGGTGGGCCGCACTGCATGCCAGACTTCCGATCAGTGTCCCCGGTCTGCAGATCGACCGGCGCTGCGGTGGGGGACTGCAGGCGGTTGTCACCGCGGCGATGACAGTGCAGACCGGCGCCGCCGACGTCGTGCTGGCCGGCGGCGTCGAGTCGATGAGCAACATCGAGCACTACACCACGACGGCGAGGTGGGGATCCCGTTCGGGCAACCAAACTCTCTACGATCGCCTCGACCGCGGGCGCGAATTATCGCAGCCGCCCGCGCGATTCGGCCCGATCAGCGGCATGATCGAGACGGCCGAGAACCTGGCCACCGATTACGGCATCGACCGCGAAGCGGCCGACAGCTATGCCGCGCGCAGCCATCAACGCGCCGCGGCGGCCCAGCGGGCAGGTCTGTTCGACGAGGAGATCGTCGCGGTGCAGGTGCCGCAGCGTAAAGGCGAGGCGCTGGTTTTCGACCATGACGAGGGCGTCCGTCCGGACACCACATCGGACACGCTGAGCCGCCTGCGCACAATGATGCCCGGCGGCACCGTCACCGCAGGCAACTCGAGCCAGCAAAACGATGCCGCGGCAGCCTGCCTGGTGGTGGCCGAGGATCGGCTAGACGATCTCGGCCTGGAACCGCTCGCTTATTTCGAAGGCTGGGCCGCCGTCGGCTGTGAGCCGTCACGGATGGGCATCGGTCCGGTCGGTGCAGTGGAAAAGCTTTTTGGTCGAACAGGATTGAACTTCGATGACCTGGAGCTGATCGAGCTGAACGAAGCGTTCGCTGTGCAGGTATTGGCGGTGCTGGCCGGATGGGGCGTCAAGCTCGACGACGTCGAAGACCGGCTGAACGTCAATGGATCGGGCATCTCGCTGGGGCACCCCATCGGCGCCACCGGGGTCCGCATACTCACCACGATGTTGCACGAGTTGCGCAGGCGCGGTGGCGGTTTGGCATTGGAGACCATGTGTATTGGTGGCGGGCAGGGGATCGCAGCGATATTCCGTGGAACATCGTCATGA
- a CDS encoding aromatic ring-hydroxylating oxygenase subunit alpha: MTSLIESASATGSRYDQLIKRDKVHGSLYTDPTIFAEELRKVWYRSWVFVGHESEVSQAGDYVRKRLGLQDVIMTRDRDGQLHLLLNRCAHRGNQVCDDAKGNSSTFRCPYHGWTYRNDGELVGFPFFKGYGERKLDLPMGRVPRMDTYRGFVFGSFAADGPSLIEHLGAAAGEIDRLVRLSPEGEVQLTAGWLQHQTRANWKLLAENETDGYHPQFVHGSIFGVTGSPIGALYSESSTAVTRDLGNGHSENDLRPEFRKFAQPLRWFGTSEDRVPNYVAAIRKRYGDAADEILIEGGPHVMIFPNLFIAEIQVFNIQPVSVGECIQYSTAVQLAGAPEMNKRMVSQCMGSVGPAGMLLADDTEMYERNQLGLENLTPEWLDVRRGLSRESVDENGFTIGGATDETGMRGFWSHYKMLMETES; the protein is encoded by the coding sequence ATGACTTCGTTGATCGAGTCAGCCTCCGCGACCGGCAGTCGCTACGACCAGTTGATCAAACGCGACAAGGTGCATGGATCGCTCTATACCGACCCCACCATCTTTGCCGAGGAGCTACGCAAGGTTTGGTATCGGTCCTGGGTTTTCGTCGGTCACGAGAGCGAGGTGTCCCAGGCGGGCGACTATGTGCGTAAGCGCCTCGGATTACAAGACGTCATCATGACCCGCGACCGCGACGGGCAGCTGCACCTACTGCTCAATCGCTGCGCGCACCGTGGCAATCAGGTCTGCGACGACGCCAAGGGCAACTCGTCGACCTTCCGTTGTCCATATCACGGATGGACCTACCGCAACGACGGTGAACTCGTAGGGTTCCCGTTCTTCAAGGGCTACGGTGAGCGCAAGCTGGACTTGCCAATGGGCAGGGTGCCGCGAATGGATACCTACCGCGGGTTCGTGTTCGGCAGCTTTGCCGCCGACGGCCCCAGCCTTATCGAGCACCTCGGCGCAGCCGCCGGTGAGATAGACCGGCTAGTCAGGCTCTCGCCGGAGGGGGAAGTCCAGCTCACCGCCGGGTGGTTGCAGCATCAGACCCGTGCCAACTGGAAATTGTTGGCGGAGAACGAAACCGACGGTTACCACCCCCAGTTCGTGCACGGCTCGATCTTCGGCGTCACCGGTAGCCCGATCGGTGCTCTGTACAGCGAATCGTCGACCGCGGTGACCCGAGACCTGGGAAACGGTCATAGCGAAAACGACTTGCGGCCGGAGTTCCGCAAGTTCGCCCAGCCATTGCGGTGGTTCGGCACCAGCGAGGACCGGGTGCCCAACTATGTCGCGGCGATCCGCAAGCGATACGGCGATGCGGCAGATGAAATCCTCATCGAAGGTGGGCCGCACGTGATGATCTTCCCCAACCTGTTCATCGCGGAGATCCAGGTATTCAACATCCAACCGGTGTCGGTGGGTGAGTGCATCCAGTACTCCACGGCCGTGCAACTGGCCGGCGCGCCGGAGATGAACAAGCGCATGGTGTCGCAGTGCATGGGTTCGGTCGGGCCGGCCGGAATGCTGCTGGCCGACGACACCGAGATGTATGAGCGTAACCAACTGGGCCTGGAGAACCTGACGCCAGAATGGCTCGACGTTCGTCGTGGACTCAGTCGCGAAAGCGTCGACGAGAACGGCTTCACTATCGGCGGAGCCACCGATGAGACTGGGATGCGCGGGTTCTGGTCGCATTACAAGATGCTGATGGAGACTGAATCGTGA
- a CDS encoding acetyl-CoA acetyltransferase yields the protein MASRGIAGRVAVVAMGCSRFGERWADSADDLLLEAYSECMASVPGLSANDIDAYWLGTLSSGMSGLTLSRPLGTGDKPVTRVENMCASGSEAFRNACYAVASGAYDVAMAVGVEKLKDSGFSGLLRQDPPSDGTAPELSMTAPAAFSLLDPAYCAKYGTHADEMRAAMTHVAWKNHTNGARNPKAQFRSAVARETIDKAPKVAGRLGVFDCSGVSDGAACAVIVPAERAHEYTETPMYVLGLSLVAGSGRGAMDPGYDYTSFPEVVRSAQDAYRQAGIADPRSAFSLAEVHDCFTPTEIVLMEDLGFADPGQACKDVLAGDFDADGRLPINPDGGLKSFGHPVGASGLRMLYEAWLQFRGEAGQRQLPDPHTALTHNLGGRPGSCVSFVSVVAATQGI from the coding sequence ATGGCTAGCAGGGGAATAGCGGGCAGGGTCGCAGTCGTGGCGATGGGCTGCTCGCGATTCGGCGAACGGTGGGCCGACTCTGCCGACGACTTGCTACTCGAGGCCTACAGCGAGTGCATGGCGTCGGTTCCGGGCTTGAGCGCGAACGATATTGACGCCTATTGGCTGGGCACTTTGAGTTCGGGGATGTCGGGCCTGACGCTGAGCCGGCCGCTGGGAACCGGCGACAAACCGGTGACTCGGGTGGAGAACATGTGCGCCAGCGGATCGGAGGCTTTCCGCAACGCCTGTTACGCGGTCGCCAGTGGTGCCTACGACGTGGCGATGGCTGTCGGGGTGGAGAAGCTCAAGGATTCCGGCTTCTCCGGGTTGTTACGTCAAGATCCGCCCAGCGACGGCACCGCTCCCGAACTGTCGATGACGGCACCTGCGGCTTTTTCGCTGCTCGATCCGGCCTACTGCGCGAAGTACGGCACCCACGCTGACGAGATGCGTGCGGCGATGACTCACGTTGCCTGGAAGAACCACACCAACGGCGCCCGTAACCCCAAGGCGCAGTTCCGTTCTGCCGTCGCCAGGGAAACCATCGACAAGGCGCCGAAGGTGGCCGGACGGCTCGGCGTTTTCGACTGCTCTGGGGTGTCCGACGGCGCCGCCTGCGCAGTCATCGTGCCGGCCGAACGCGCACATGAATACACCGAAACGCCGATGTATGTTCTCGGGCTCTCACTGGTCGCCGGCTCGGGCCGCGGCGCGATGGATCCCGGTTACGACTACACCAGTTTCCCCGAGGTTGTGCGCTCGGCCCAGGACGCCTACCGGCAGGCGGGCATAGCGGATCCGCGGAGCGCATTCTCTCTGGCCGAGGTCCACGACTGCTTTACACCCACCGAGATCGTGTTGATGGAAGATCTCGGATTCGCCGACCCCGGTCAGGCGTGCAAAGACGTGCTGGCGGGCGACTTCGACGCTGACGGTCGTTTGCCGATCAACCCCGACGGTGGCCTGAAGTCATTCGGGCATCCCGTTGGCGCCAGCGGGCTGCGGATGCTCTACGAGGCGTGGCTGCAGTTCCGCGGAGAGGCGGGCCAGCGACAACTGCCCGATCCGCATACCGCGCTTACCCACAACCTGGGCGGGCGTCCGGGCAGTTGTGTCTCTTTCGTCTCGGTGGTAGCCGCGACTCAAGGGATCTAG
- a CDS encoding aromatic-ring-hydroxylating dioxygenase subunit beta, translating into MTSTRDDAPTVGRLPEGFDRWEVEQFLYREARYADESDYDAWEALWTDDALYWVPVASTDDPLRAMSVIYDNRSRIATRLKQVRTGKRYAQAPPSNLRRLLSNIEILGTQPNPSGGVDLEVGANFMVLESRARGNHLWGGRVTYRVRRLDGELRLVYKKVDLVDKDRPIPTLGFLI; encoded by the coding sequence GTGACGAGCACGCGCGATGACGCCCCCACCGTAGGGCGACTGCCTGAGGGCTTCGACCGCTGGGAGGTCGAGCAATTCCTGTACCGGGAAGCGCGCTATGCAGACGAGTCCGACTACGACGCCTGGGAGGCGTTGTGGACCGATGATGCGCTCTACTGGGTTCCGGTCGCCTCGACCGACGATCCGCTGCGCGCGATGTCGGTGATTTACGACAACCGCAGTCGCATCGCGACTCGCCTCAAGCAGGTTCGCACCGGCAAGCGTTATGCCCAGGCGCCGCCGTCGAATCTTCGTCGTCTGTTGTCCAACATCGAAATCCTCGGTACTCAGCCAAATCCCAGCGGCGGAGTCGACTTGGAGGTGGGCGCCAACTTCATGGTGCTGGAATCGCGGGCTCGCGGCAATCACCTGTGGGGCGGCCGCGTCACGTACCGGGTGCGTCGCCTGGACGGGGAGTTACGACTGGTGTACAAGAAGGTGGATCTGGTGGATAAAGACCGGCCGATTCCTACCCTCGGATTTCTGATCTGA
- a CDS encoding OB-fold domain-containing protein gives MKDLVGYAAYLPRYRLAGNDIGLRRGDRVVGGFDEDSTTMAVAAAAAIPDAQNATALYFATSTPAYADKTNATAIHAALGLAEDSLAVDFCGTGRSGFAAVLAAAGTGGLAVSADIRVGRPGSADEKLGGDGAAALLFGDSDEALAEVVASASLTAEFLDRWRAVTSVTGEQWEERFGAERYAALIRAAVERVLNAAGVADVDHVVLACPNSAIVKRAAALVKGEKSVVTSPIGFSGACDAALALCSVLDTADAGDTILVLWAVDGCDAMLLRATTALPGARQPQPVTQQRADGLPVAHLTYLSWRGLVEMEPPRRPEPDRPSGPAAQRSAPWKFGLSGSRCEACGFVHLPPGRVCKSCGATDQMGVIPVAAMRGTVVTYTVDHLAYSPSPPVVQAVVDVSGGGRFACQVADAEPERIQVGSTVGFTFRRLFTANDVHNYFWKARLDGSSDG, from the coding sequence ATGAAGGACCTGGTCGGCTACGCGGCATACCTGCCCCGCTACCGATTGGCCGGCAACGACATCGGGTTACGCCGAGGAGACCGGGTAGTCGGTGGGTTCGACGAGGACAGCACGACGATGGCGGTGGCGGCCGCAGCGGCGATACCCGACGCACAGAACGCCACTGCGCTGTATTTCGCCACCAGCACACCGGCTTACGCCGACAAGACCAACGCCACCGCGATCCACGCCGCGCTCGGTCTGGCGGAAGACAGCCTGGCCGTCGACTTCTGCGGAACGGGCCGAAGCGGGTTCGCGGCAGTCTTGGCCGCCGCGGGCACCGGCGGCCTCGCGGTGAGCGCCGACATACGCGTGGGACGGCCCGGATCGGCGGACGAAAAGCTTGGCGGCGACGGGGCGGCAGCATTGCTGTTCGGAGACAGCGATGAGGCTCTCGCCGAGGTCGTCGCTAGCGCATCGCTGACAGCGGAATTCCTGGATCGTTGGCGCGCGGTTACTTCGGTGACAGGCGAGCAATGGGAGGAGCGGTTCGGCGCCGAGCGTTACGCGGCGCTCATCCGTGCCGCGGTCGAACGCGTTCTGAACGCTGCCGGTGTAGCCGACGTTGACCACGTGGTGCTCGCTTGCCCGAACAGCGCGATCGTCAAGCGAGCGGCGGCCTTGGTCAAAGGGGAGAAGTCGGTGGTCACCTCGCCCATCGGCTTCTCGGGTGCCTGTGATGCGGCACTGGCATTGTGCAGCGTGCTCGATACCGCCGATGCGGGGGACACCATCCTTGTGTTGTGGGCAGTCGATGGCTGTGACGCGATGCTGTTGCGGGCCACGACCGCGCTGCCGGGCGCGCGTCAACCACAGCCGGTCACCCAGCAACGAGCCGACGGCCTGCCCGTCGCGCACTTGACGTACCTGTCGTGGCGCGGGTTGGTCGAGATGGAACCCCCGCGCCGTCCGGAGCCGGACCGGCCCTCGGGGCCGGCGGCGCAGCGGTCTGCGCCGTGGAAGTTCGGCCTCAGCGGATCGCGCTGCGAGGCTTGCGGATTCGTCCATCTCCCACCGGGCCGCGTCTGTAAGAGTTGCGGTGCTACCGACCAGATGGGCGTCATACCCGTTGCGGCCATGCGAGGGACCGTGGTTACCTACACCGTCGACCACCTGGCGTACTCACCGTCGCCGCCAGTCGTGCAGGCCGTGGTCGACGTGTCCGGTGGCGGCCGATTCGCCTGCCAAGTTGCCGATGCCGAGCCGGAACGCATCCAGGTCGGATCAACGGTGGGATTCACCTTCCGGCGCCTGTTCACCGCAAACGATGTGCACAACTATTTCTGGAAAGCCCGATTGGACGGGAGCAGCGATGGCTAG
- a CDS encoding TetR/AcrR family transcriptional regulator: protein MNSGVASAPESKTLTRVERQRLRTRQSLMDAARSLIAAKGVARVRIQDITEEADIALGGFYNYFSSKEELLEAVITESLSKLALATISDINADTDPAIVVALANLRVIRLAYDEPDFARLIVNIGHSEALFGEAVHPHARVAVERGIATDRFVVADIEVVLTAVIGGAFALIREILDGRHGPDADRAFAQHVLAALGIPASEAQTIVRTAAEELH from the coding sequence ATGAATTCGGGCGTGGCCTCTGCTCCCGAAAGCAAGACGCTGACCCGCGTCGAGCGTCAGCGTCTCCGCACGCGGCAGTCGCTGATGGATGCCGCTCGCTCGCTGATCGCTGCGAAAGGCGTTGCTCGCGTGCGTATTCAGGACATCACCGAAGAAGCAGATATCGCCTTGGGCGGCTTCTACAACTACTTCTCCTCCAAAGAGGAGTTGCTGGAGGCGGTGATCACCGAGAGCCTGTCCAAACTCGCGCTGGCAACGATCAGCGACATCAACGCGGACACCGATCCGGCGATCGTGGTCGCGCTGGCCAACCTCAGGGTGATCCGACTGGCTTACGACGAACCTGACTTCGCCCGGCTGATCGTGAACATCGGCCATTCGGAGGCCCTGTTCGGCGAAGCGGTCCACCCCCATGCTCGGGTCGCTGTCGAACGCGGTATCGCGACCGACCGCTTCGTTGTCGCCGACATCGAGGTGGTACTGACTGCCGTGATCGGCGGCGCCTTCGCTCTCATTCGCGAGATCCTCGACGGACGGCATGGTCCAGACGCTGACCGGGCATTTGCCCAGCACGTCCTCGCGGCGCTCGGAATACCAGCCAGCGAAGCCCAAACCATCGTTCGCACGGCCGCTGAAGAACTGCACTGA
- a CDS encoding phytoene desaturase family protein, producing the protein MGGQEVFHSKNNDYDVVVIGAGHNGLTAAAYLARAGLRVVVLEASPTSGGMLGTNAIFDNAPQHLINEGGIQASLFRSSTVEADLDLQRHGLRQVIADPFHVHLDPDGPSLAFWKDPARTADELKYFSRKDARAYLEFAKQLDAAMDLALPFMNGHPTHPSGKAILNAIPVAMRRRKDLLPLISFLTRSHAEIITERFDTPLLRAALASMPPFCWMTQDGTGWALIYIAMCLRTNSSRMVGGSGALPGAIQRSFEAHGGKVRLSARVEELLLDRGQISGVRLESGEVVRAPYVLASCSPKLTLCELLPRGVLDDTMQRRADAIPVDVVEAATLKIDVALDGQLSLPRHQAWRDDGLDLREPICAWQTFEEHIRAWEDTIAGRWPDPICGIGIIPTALDPSQAPAGKDTFWYWSGITPAHPDEPWEDVRDKIGDRALSAAADFYKGLDSMVIERRVFNIPDLATRFNVPGGNVYHVDPAGMRFGPLRPATGFGSYDTPVPGLFLSGAGTHPTGGISAIPGQQSARWLLKKMKRSNGLVGRASQRISNSR; encoded by the coding sequence ATGGGAGGGCAGGAAGTGTTTCATTCGAAGAACAATGACTACGACGTCGTAGTGATCGGCGCCGGCCACAACGGGCTGACGGCCGCGGCCTACCTCGCCCGGGCGGGACTTCGGGTGGTCGTGCTGGAGGCCTCGCCCACGTCTGGCGGCATGCTGGGCACGAACGCCATCTTCGACAATGCACCACAGCATCTGATCAACGAAGGCGGTATTCAGGCTTCGCTGTTCCGCTCGAGTACCGTCGAGGCTGATCTGGACCTGCAACGCCACGGCCTGCGGCAGGTCATCGCCGATCCGTTCCACGTGCACCTCGATCCTGACGGACCATCGCTGGCTTTCTGGAAAGACCCGGCGCGTACGGCTGACGAGCTGAAGTACTTCTCGCGCAAAGACGCTCGCGCCTATCTTGAGTTCGCCAAACAGCTGGACGCGGCAATGGATCTCGCGCTGCCATTTATGAACGGCCACCCGACCCACCCATCAGGTAAAGCGATCCTCAATGCGATACCCGTGGCGATGCGACGGCGCAAGGATCTGCTGCCTCTGATCAGCTTCCTGACCCGGTCGCATGCCGAGATCATCACCGAGCGCTTCGACACTCCACTATTGCGCGCCGCACTGGCGTCGATGCCGCCGTTCTGCTGGATGACTCAGGATGGCACCGGTTGGGCGTTGATCTATATCGCAATGTGCTTGCGTACCAACTCGTCTCGGATGGTGGGAGGTTCGGGCGCGTTGCCGGGGGCCATTCAGCGTTCGTTCGAGGCGCATGGCGGCAAGGTACGACTGTCCGCACGCGTGGAAGAGTTGTTGCTCGACCGCGGTCAGATCAGCGGTGTTCGACTCGAAAGCGGCGAGGTAGTGCGCGCGCCTTATGTGTTGGCGTCGTGCAGCCCGAAACTCACCCTGTGCGAGCTTTTGCCACGCGGGGTTCTCGACGACACCATGCAACGACGCGCGGATGCCATCCCGGTCGATGTGGTCGAGGCCGCGACGCTCAAGATCGATGTCGCACTCGACGGTCAGTTGTCCCTGCCGCGCCACCAGGCTTGGCGAGATGACGGCTTGGATCTGCGCGAACCGATCTGCGCCTGGCAGACATTCGAAGAGCATATCCGGGCGTGGGAGGACACCATTGCCGGACGCTGGCCGGACCCGATCTGCGGCATCGGGATCATTCCGACAGCCCTGGATCCCAGCCAGGCACCGGCCGGCAAGGACACGTTCTGGTACTGGTCCGGCATCACGCCGGCACATCCCGACGAGCCGTGGGAGGACGTCCGGGACAAGATCGGCGACCGCGCATTGAGCGCAGCTGCCGACTTCTACAAAGGACTGGACTCGATGGTCATCGAGCGACGGGTGTTCAACATTCCGGACCTGGCGACGCGCTTCAATGTGCCCGGCGGCAACGTGTATCACGTCGACCCAGCCGGGATGCGGTTCGGACCATTACGGCCCGCAACGGGTTTCGGCAGTTACGACACGCCAGTTCCGGGGTTGTTCCTCAGCGGCGCCGGGACGCATCCCACGGGCGGTATCAGCGCCATTCCCGGTCAGCAATCGGCCAGATGGCTACTGAAAAAGATGAAGCGGTCCAACGGCTTGGTCGGTCGCGCCAGCCAGCGAATCTCGAACTCTCGTTGA
- a CDS encoding phosphotransferase family protein: protein MALKNVIDTDVAADKLAYWLSSKIPEAQQITVTNLQVPGAGGLSNETVLFTVNWNQDGAAVTRGMVARVQPNGPGVFPDYNLHKEWAVIKALGRHTKVPVPKAYFYEEDPSILGSPFLVMERIDGRIPADDPPFTAAGWVLDLTPDQRRQMWHNGIDTMAAIHGVDWLGAGLGFLDAPENHSGLDAGLAHWRKTFDWAAEGEPNPTIEAALTWLDENRPESDTEKVLNWGDARVGNIIFSDSLAAAAVLDWEMVVLASREQEIGWWLFLQRHHTEGVGLPLPEGILDHAETVDYYEQITGYRLRNLDYYEVLAGTRLAILMVRAAHLMIGAGLLPPDATMALSNPATQLVAKLLGLTAPDAVSISFIGNRGQ from the coding sequence ATGGCACTGAAGAACGTGATCGACACCGATGTCGCAGCCGACAAGCTGGCTTACTGGTTGTCCTCGAAAATCCCTGAGGCCCAGCAGATCACGGTGACTAACTTGCAGGTTCCCGGTGCAGGCGGGTTGTCGAATGAAACGGTGCTGTTCACCGTGAATTGGAACCAGGACGGTGCGGCGGTCACGAGAGGCATGGTCGCCCGGGTGCAGCCCAACGGCCCCGGCGTGTTCCCGGATTACAACCTGCACAAGGAGTGGGCCGTCATCAAGGCATTGGGTAGACACACGAAGGTGCCGGTCCCCAAGGCCTACTTCTACGAAGAAGATCCGTCCATTCTCGGTTCGCCGTTCCTGGTCATGGAGCGCATCGACGGACGCATCCCGGCTGACGACCCACCGTTTACGGCGGCCGGGTGGGTGCTCGACCTGACACCTGACCAGCGACGTCAGATGTGGCATAACGGCATCGACACGATGGCCGCCATTCACGGAGTCGACTGGCTCGGGGCCGGGTTGGGGTTTCTCGACGCACCCGAGAACCACAGCGGTCTCGACGCCGGCCTGGCTCATTGGCGGAAGACATTCGACTGGGCGGCCGAGGGCGAGCCGAACCCGACGATCGAAGCGGCCCTTACGTGGCTCGACGAGAACCGGCCTGAATCCGATACAGAGAAGGTGCTCAATTGGGGCGATGCACGGGTCGGCAACATCATCTTCTCTGACAGCCTGGCGGCCGCGGCGGTGCTCGACTGGGAGATGGTCGTACTGGCCAGCCGTGAGCAAGAAATTGGCTGGTGGCTGTTCCTCCAGCGCCATCACACCGAAGGTGTGGGCCTGCCGCTGCCTGAGGGCATTCTCGATCACGCCGAAACGGTCGACTACTACGAGCAAATCACGGGTTACCGGTTGCGAAACCTGGATTATTACGAGGTCTTGGCCGGAACCCGGTTGGCGATCCTGATGGTTCGGGCGGCGCACCTGATGATCGGTGCCGGACTTCTGCCGCCGGATGCCACGATGGCGCTGAGCAATCCGGCTACCCAACTGGTCGCGAAGCTGCTCGGGCTGACCGCTCCAGACGCGGTCAGCATCAGCTTCATCGGCAATCGTGGCCAGTGA
- a CDS encoding tyrosine protein kinase, with product MPLHTHPAETDLLLPLPAAGEQWDPHLIHTHYFGFSVPEAAIGVFLYVRYQPAFPLSQGGVCIFQGTDNIEYTDMAFLDYEITMPWPRVSGNTITTDNGLTIDFTEPGKTARLTYDSGDGAASIDVIAKAVTPLLARGHVMPGEEDHHESARMPGGTEQFMHVTGELRLRGDVHAVNCYAPRDRSWRQIRVERRGAVPVPPVGWSPMYFGPDLIFNQISFEPLDTDPAWAGLYEVGDRASHHFAWIQRGDESRSIKWVRRNVLEYHQRTYLPMRQEITTEDELGEVYRFQGEAIACASLPAWPNTSFHDSVYRWTDEQGRIAYATYQELWFHEYQQLMKRRALAAWQS from the coding sequence ATGCCGCTACACACCCATCCCGCTGAAACCGATCTGCTGTTACCGCTGCCCGCAGCAGGGGAGCAGTGGGATCCACACCTCATCCATACGCATTACTTCGGCTTCTCGGTTCCCGAGGCGGCGATCGGCGTATTCCTCTACGTCCGCTACCAGCCGGCGTTCCCGTTATCACAAGGCGGTGTCTGCATCTTTCAGGGCACCGACAACATCGAATACACCGACATGGCTTTCCTGGACTACGAGATAACGATGCCGTGGCCCAGAGTGTCGGGAAACACGATCACCACGGACAACGGGCTGACGATCGACTTCACCGAGCCCGGAAAGACCGCGCGGCTCACCTACGACAGCGGTGATGGAGCCGCCTCGATCGATGTCATCGCCAAGGCGGTAACCCCGCTTCTGGCGCGAGGGCATGTGATGCCGGGGGAGGAAGATCACCACGAATCAGCGCGGATGCCCGGCGGCACTGAGCAATTCATGCACGTCACCGGCGAACTACGACTGCGCGGCGACGTTCATGCGGTCAACTGCTACGCACCGAGAGATCGATCGTGGCGCCAGATCCGGGTGGAACGCCGCGGCGCAGTCCCGGTTCCGCCGGTCGGTTGGTCACCGATGTACTTCGGTCCGGATTTGATCTTCAACCAGATCAGCTTTGAACCGCTGGACACCGATCCCGCGTGGGCCGGGCTCTACGAGGTCGGCGACCGCGCGTCACACCACTTCGCCTGGATTCAGCGCGGCGACGAAAGCCGGTCGATCAAGTGGGTACGCCGCAACGTCCTCGAGTACCACCAACGAACGTATCTGCCGATGCGTCAAGAGATCACTACCGAGGACGAGCTTGGCGAGGTGTACCGGTTTCAGGGCGAGGCGATCGCCTGCGCGTCGCTGCCGGCGTGGCCTAACACGTCCTTCCACGACAGCGTCTATCGCTGGACCGACGAACAGGGCCGGATCGCCTACGCGACGTACCAAGAACTGTGGTTTCACGAGTATCAGCAACTGATGAAACGCCGTGCGCTGGCCGCGTGGCAGTCGTGA